The following coding sequences lie in one Saccopteryx bilineata isolate mSacBil1 chromosome X, mSacBil1_pri_phased_curated, whole genome shotgun sequence genomic window:
- the LOC136316873 gene encoding transcription elongation factor A protein-like 3, producing the protein MTGRAPTWAAAPPPSDLGAVRSCCPCGASSLSCAGSGRGASGLPPARGATGLARAAGQCAALRDGPQHSARLGEEEPVQNPCRDSRRRGHLDMEKLYKDNEGMLENEGKPEDEVDTEDEGRSDEEEKPDVEGEPGHEDKRQEEVQPGGEGGQEEQSESAGEGKARGEGKPEPQAQPESQPRAAEKRPAEDYVPRKAKRKTDRGTEDSPKDYQENLQERHLGSEEMREGGDVSRAQEQLRKNQKRGGLHWMQREVQDPLVPRGQRGVRGVRGGGRGQRGLHDIPYL; encoded by the exons ATGACCGGCCGGGCACCCACGTGGGCAGCAGCGCCCCCTCCATCAGATCTTGGCGCCGTCCGCTCCTGTTGCCCGTGTGGTGCCAGCTCCCTGAGCTGCGCAGGCAGCGGGCGAGGGGCCAGCGGGCTTCCACCAGCCCGAGGAGCCACAGGCCTGGCCCGGGCCGCAGGTCAGTGTGCAG CTCTGCGTGACGGTCCCCAGCACTCTGCAAGGCTAGGGGAGGAGGAACCTGTCCAGAATCCCTGCAG gGACAGCAGAAGGAGGGGCCATCTCGACATGGAAAAACTCTACAAGGACAACGAAGGAATGCTGGAAAACGAGGGAAAGCCAGAAGATGAAGTAGATACAGAAGATGAAGGGAGGTCGGATGAGGAAGAAAAGCCAGATGTGGAGGGGGAGCCAGGGCACGAAGATAAGCGCCAGGAGGAGGTGCAGCCAGGGGGTGAGGGGGGGCAAGAGGAGCAGAGCGAGTCCGCAGGTGAGGGCAAGGCACGCGGTGAGGGCAAACCGGAGCCCCAGGCCCAGCCAGAGAGCCAGCCCCGGGCCGCGGAAAAGCGCCCAGCTGAAGATTATGTGCCCCGGAAGGCAAAGCGGAAAACGGACAGGGGCACGGAAGACTCCCCCAAGGACTACCAGGAGAACCTACAGGAAAGGCATCTGGGCAGTGAGGAGATGAGAGAAGGTGGAGATGTGTCCAGGGCTCAGGAACAGCtaaggaaaaaccagaaaagggGTGGTTTGCATTGGATGCAAAGAGAGGTACAGGATCCATTAGTGCCAAGGGGCCAACGCGGTGTGAGGGGAGTGAGGGGCGGAGGTAGGGGCCAGAGGGGCTTACACGATATTCCCTATCTTTAA